One window of Campylobacter sp. RM12651 genomic DNA carries:
- a CDS encoding autotransporter outer membrane beta-barrel domain-containing protein: MNRTIKLSLITFILVGGGNLALADVVTNATNSGLISPLANNQVTISKGNIVSNTYTSPTDITFNSTSTGSVINLGNNNETHIINNVNINVIHTDGRIWVRGDATLNNMNISKVSNSSHGFIVDNNANVKMVGGSLKNIAINLGSFSANGLLSLDKVSLENIKYGYNTDKGVGLTILNSTIKDSDFKHNTTIDNSVLSGTIKGNITLVNKVDLSKATIDTTDLKLNNIEVKGLGNDKSELKASGLITTLGNVMLNNISIAKANSLTGKTHHITIGNDKEGNNTNIVINDSILINTAINRYTNKYTNTALTINKSLVTNVNFGNADSGLENVFINDSIINNTDSNVSINKGDNKGTFYFKNSEVNSVINGGILNFDNSQVKGNISGELNFTNKSKINATISSGNITLDNSEISGSITASNLTATNGSIINSNSTISGTTNISDSTIKADISSKNLNITNSTASGTADKKLDIQSTGNHMQLNGVTFSDVALSSGNNRIDLNGDNTFNRILVKNENIKGTGHHITLGNNASATFNDSEFINTAINNYSWTYNNTTTFNKSKFTNTSIGSASAASTSKVYINDSEINNTDTNATIGGGTIYLTNSTINSDFTGGHIYFDTKSKVTGTLKGSSFHLNNITKSAINDNIKLESGNIIAYESLELDGKKDFIKENTDLNFLIENNSELRLNNLNISNTEINSWKYNKDELTNNKLYISNSTLNEVGIGSKVNGAIKYLTDYLSLDNVDINNTQANKTMYAKVIDIKGGNITIPMITTLHQIYAKNTDGRDFFNVNKTDTFINVDNAVINSNIETGELHLKNNSVLNGNIQGTHKVYIDNSTLNGNITKDNRNTCYEQEGCTGEIEDVIITNSTIKGDINEVGNVSLTNTNLEASNVIVKNDISIDNSTSTEAKTITGNFKVGNDFKSSNTIFSGDITANKLLSDEKSTFQGQVSADSISAVGSIFKQTLTITGDSKNNVLDKATLEQGIVIDSKGAQVSVINGSEIKGEIKNEGFINVEEGSKVSEKVTGSGILKTDGAFYEDNVSMGKIEGENNTFKGDVIITNTNTEVKADNNTFLGNVSVNNGKLSATTNNNFKDINANNIDFINDDIKTTDEIKAQTIKVDDKLVIKNIDLKTTSISANKGEITNSNVFLNNTNEGSKDTKVFLKGKDDNASSVYDKAEITSGDYTIEKSAIKGGIRANTLTTTNSKIVGQLAVNNLNATNSTFYITGGGYNTSLYNHFSGAIIARYGASGFNNIINISNTNLGLLINGYVPIAIINNTNNSNTTNSNSTRADAIATTPKVVNKDFFKVTYTTPISSVLLSPNLVHYTTMQDENGTKEVWSVGLAGKELSKDEIQAIIDGKGNVNYTTTELINKNYKDYFMSELLDDNTKAELKSIINTPYYVAKNQAEILNDRFTYLRDDIKNHGFWVNNSYNYLKTNYNDLRNKGTSVGIDKNISLDRFNLTYGVFANISRLEINKALSSSTNVRSFGAYASTNFYNGSFIDYSLAYVTLKNKFEAKKIDLYTTNYLDLYQIGLGLGHRFSINNNYLEPNIKLIATRYKDLDLKGTNASIETKKGLQASIKAGVKAGVEFNKNFSLVTELQYFKDLNALSKSKVVALLENNFNNIQDSGLNAKIGFLVKPNSKLDINADFTKNISNEFDTGYRLNLGFSYKF, translated from the coding sequence ATGAATAGAACTATAAAATTATCTTTAATAACTTTTATATTAGTGGGGGGGGGTAATTTAGCTCTTGCTGATGTAGTAACAAATGCTACCAATAGTGGATTAATTAGTCCATTAGCTAATAATCAAGTAACTATTAGCAAGGGTAATATAGTTAGTAATACATACACAAGTCCTACTGATATTACTTTTAATAGCACTTCAACAGGTAGTGTTATAAATTTAGGAAATAATAATGAGACCCATATAATTAATAATGTTAATATAAATGTTATTCATACTGATGGTAGGATTTGGGTTAGGGGTGATGCTACTTTAAATAATATGAATATATCTAAGGTAAGTAATTCAAGTCATGGCTTTATTGTTGATAATAATGCGAATGTAAAAATGGTAGGTGGAAGTTTAAAAAATATTGCTATTAATTTAGGTAGTTTTAGCGCAAACGGTTTACTTAGTCTAGATAAAGTATCTTTAGAGAATATTAAATATGGTTATAATACAGATAAAGGTGTTGGTTTAACTATTTTAAATTCTACTATAAAAGATAGCGATTTTAAGCACAATACTACTATAGATAATTCTGTATTATCTGGTACCATAAAAGGAAATATTACGCTTGTTAATAAAGTGGATTTATCTAAAGCTACTATAGATACTACTGATTTAAAATTGAATAATATCGAAGTTAAAGGGCTAGGAAATGATAAATCAGAATTGAAAGCAAGTGGTTTAATAACCACTTTAGGAAATGTTATGTTGAATAATATTTCAATTGCCAAAGCTAATTCATTAACCGGTAAAACACACCATATAACCATAGGTAATGATAAAGAAGGAAATAATACGAATATAGTTATAAATGATAGTATTCTTATAAATACAGCTATAAATCGTTATACAAATAAATATACAAATACAGCTTTAACCATAAATAAAAGCTTAGTAACTAATGTTAATTTTGGTAATGCTGATTCTGGGCTTGAAAATGTATTTATAAATGATAGTATTATTAATAATACAGATAGTAATGTAAGTATTAACAAAGGCGATAATAAAGGAACTTTTTATTTTAAAAATTCAGAAGTAAATAGCGTTATAAATGGTGGAATTCTTAATTTTGATAATTCACAAGTTAAAGGTAATATTAGTGGTGAGCTTAATTTTACAAATAAATCAAAAATTAATGCAACTATTAGCAGTGGTAATATTACTTTAGATAATTCAGAAATAAGTGGAAGTATAACTGCGAGTAATTTAACTGCTACAAACGGCTCAATTATAAATAGTAACTCTACTATTAGTGGAACTACAAATATAAGTGATAGCACAATAAAAGCTGATATTTCAAGTAAGAATTTAAATATTACAAATTCAACTGCTAGTGGAACTGCTGATAAAAAATTAGATATACAATCTACCGGAAATCATATGCAATTAAATGGGGTTACATTTAGCGATGTTGCTCTTAGTTCTGGCAATAATAGAATTGATTTAAATGGAGATAATACCTTTAATAGAATTTTAGTTAAAAATGAAAATATAAAAGGAACAGGTCATCATATAACTTTGGGTAATAATGCTAGTGCTACATTTAATGATAGTGAATTTATAAATACTGCTATTAATAATTACTCTTGGACTTATAACAACACGACTACTTTTAATAAATCAAAATTTACTAATACTTCAATAGGTTCAGCTAGTGCAGCATCTACTTCTAAAGTGTATATAAACGATAGTGAAATCAACAATACAGATACTAATGCAACAATAGGTGGTGGGACTATTTATCTTACTAATTCCACAATAAATAGTGATTTTACTGGTGGTCATATATATTTTGATACTAAAAGTAAAGTAACAGGCACTTTAAAAGGTTCTAGTTTTCATTTAAACAATATTACTAAATCAGCAATTAATGATAATATTAAGTTAGAAAGTGGAAATATAATTGCTTATGAAAGTCTTGAATTAGATGGTAAAAAGGATTTCATAAAAGAAAATACGGATTTAAATTTTTTAATTGAAAATAATTCGGAACTAAGGCTTAATAATTTAAATATATCAAATACGGAAATTAATTCTTGGAAATATAATAAAGATGAATTGACAAATAATAAATTATATATATCAAATTCTACTTTAAATGAAGTTGGGATTGGCTCAAAGGTTAATGGTGCTATTAAATATCTAACCGATTATTTAAGTTTAGATAATGTTGATATAAACAATACTCAAGCAAACAAAACTATGTATGCAAAAGTAATTGATATTAAAGGTGGTAATATAACAATACCTATGATTACTACTCTGCATCAAATTTATGCAAAAAATACAGATGGAAGAGATTTTTTCAATGTAAATAAAACTGATACTTTTATCAATGTAGATAATGCAGTGATTAATTCAAATATAGAAACAGGCGAACTTCATCTTAAAAACAATTCAGTTTTAAATGGAAATATTCAAGGAACTCATAAAGTTTATATAGATAATTCTACTCTTAATGGAAATATTACAAAAGACAATAGAAATACTTGTTATGAGCAAGAAGGCTGCACCGGAGAAATAGAAGATGTAATCATCACAAACTCAACCATAAAAGGTGATATAAACGAAGTAGGTAATGTAAGCTTAACTAATACTAACCTAGAAGCTTCAAATGTAATAGTAAAAAATGATATTAGCATAGATAACTCAACTAGCACAGAAGCAAAAACCATCACAGGAAATTTCAAAGTAGGCAATGACTTTAAATCAAGCAATACAATCTTTAGTGGAGATATAACTGCAAATAAATTATTAAGCGATGAAAAAAGCACTTTTCAAGGTCAGGTTAGTGCTGATAGCATAAGTGCAGTTGGTTCTATATTCAAACAAACTCTAACTATTACAGGCGATAGTAAAAACAATGTCTTAGATAAAGCTACATTAGAGCAAGGCATAGTAATTGATAGTAAAGGTGCACAAGTAAGTGTAATAAATGGCTCAGAAATCAAAGGAGAAATAAAAAACGAAGGCTTTATAAATGTAGAAGAAGGCTCAAAGGTATCAGAAAAAGTAACAGGTAGTGGTATTTTAAAAACCGATGGAGCTTTTTATGAAGATAATGTAAGTATGGGTAAGATTGAAGGAGAGAACAATACCTTTAAAGGCGATGTAATTATTACAAATACAAATACCGAAGTAAAAGCTGATAATAATACCTTTTTAGGCAATGTATCAGTAAATAATGGTAAACTTAGTGCTACTACTAATAACAACTTTAAAGACATTAATGCTAATAATATTGATTTTATAAACGATGATATAAAAACAACCGATGAAATAAAAGCTCAAACAATAAAAGTAGATGATAAGCTAGTAATTAAAAATATAGATTTAAAAACAACTTCTATTAGTGCAAACAAAGGAGAGATTACAAACTCAAATGTATTCTTAAATAATACTAATGAAGGCTCTAAAGATACTAAAGTATTTTTAAAAGGTAAAGATGATAATGCTAGTAGTGTATATGATAAAGCAGAAATAACAAGTGGAGATTACACTATAGAAAAATCAGCTATTAAAGGTGGTATTAGAGCTAATACCTTAACTACAACTAATTCAAAAATAGTAGGGCAATTAGCAGTAAATAATCTAAACGCTACTAATTCTACATTTTATATAACAGGTGGTGGATATAACACTTCTTTATATAATCACTTTAGTGGAGCAATCATTGCAAGATATGGTGCAAGTGGCTTTAATAATATAATTAATATTTCTAATACAAACTTAGGCTTATTAATTAATGGCTATGTTCCTATTGCAATTATTAATAATACTAACAACTCAAATACTACTAATTCAAATTCTACAAGAGCTGATGCAATAGCTACAACACCTAAAGTAGTTAATAAAGACTTCTTTAAGGTAACTTATACAACACCTATTTCAAGTGTATTATTATCACCTAATCTAGTTCATTATACAACTATGCAAGATGAGAATGGAACTAAAGAAGTTTGGAGTGTAGGTTTAGCTGGTAAAGAATTAAGTAAAGATGAAATCCAAGCAATAATTGATGGTAAAGGCAATGTTAATTACACTACAACAGAATTAATTAATAAAAACTATAAAGATTATTTTATGAGTGAATTATTAGACGATAATACAAAAGCTGAATTAAAAAGCATAATTAATACACCTTATTATGTAGCAAAAAATCAAGCAGAGATTTTAAATGATAGATTTACTTATCTAAGAGATGATATTAAAAATCACGGCTTTTGGGTGAATAATTCATATAATTATTTAAAGACTAATTATAATGATTTAAGAAACAAAGGCACAAGTGTTGGTATAGATAAGAATATAAGTTTGGATAGATTTAATCTAACTTATGGAGTATTTGCAAATATTTCAAGATTAGAAATAAATAAAGCTTTAAGCTCTTCTACTAATGTAAGGTCATTTGGAGCTTATGCTTCTACTAATTTTTATAATGGAAGCTTTATTGATTATTCTTTAGCTTATGTAACATTAAAAAATAAATTTGAAGCTAAAAAGATTGATTTATATACTACTAATTACTTAGACTTATATCAAATAGGTTTAGGCTTAGGACATAGATTTAGTATAAATAATAATTACTTAGAGCCTAATATTAAATTAATAGCTACTAGATATAAGGACTTAGACTTAAAAGGAACTAATGCAAGTATAGAAACTAAAAAAGGTCTTCAAGCTAGTATAAAAGCAGGAGTTAAAGCAGGGGTTGAGTTTAACAAAAACTTTAGCTTAGTTACTGAATTACAATACTTTAAAGACCTAAATGCTCTTTCAAAAAGTAAAGTAGTAGCTCTTTTAGAAAACAATTTTAACAATATCCAAGATAGTGGCTTAAATGCTAAAATAGGATTTTTAGTAAAACCAAATTCTAAACTAGACATTAATGCTGATTTTACAAAGAATATTTCTAATGAGTTTGATACAGGATATAGATTAAACTTAGGATTTAGCTATAAGTTTTAA
- a CDS encoding RNA pyrophosphohydrolase translates to MKKRFRKNVAAIVLSQEYPLNCKILVALRLDIDVWQFPQGGIDDGESPKEALIRELEEELGTKEFEIIAEYPEWLSYEFPNEAVKKKYNFDGQTQRYFLVKVRDNNLINLNTNEPEFKEHLFVDYKDINPYINHFKRPLYTKVLKYFQKEGFIGC, encoded by the coding sequence ATGAAAAAAAGATTTAGAAAAAATGTAGCAGCTATTGTTTTGTCTCAAGAATACCCATTAAATTGTAAAATTTTAGTGGCTTTAAGACTTGATATTGATGTTTGGCAATTCCCGCAAGGTGGTATTGATGATGGAGAAAGCCCAAAAGAAGCATTAATAAGAGAGCTTGAAGAAGAATTAGGCACAAAAGAATTTGAAATCATTGCTGAATATCCTGAATGGTTAAGCTATGAATTTCCTAACGAAGCTGTTAAGAAAAAATATAATTTTGATGGGCAAACTCAAAGGTATTTTTTAGTTAAAGTAAGAGATAATAACTTGATTAATTTAAATACTAATGAACCTGAGTTTAAAGAGCATCTTTTTGTGGATTATAAGGATATAAACCCTTATATTAATCATTTTAAAAGACCACTTTATACCAAAGTTTTAAAGTATTTTCAAAAAGAAGGATTTATAGGATGTTAG
- the hemW gene encoding radical SAM family heme chaperone HemW, which yields MRIYIHIPFCASKCSYCSFASFTNQQKINEYFKALELDLARFLPFSKDIKSIYFGGGTPSFIDAKYYENIFKLLKPYINNDTEISAEANPNSLSLNWLNTMRNYGLNRISVGVQSFNDEKLKFLNRAHSSKQAIEKIKLLKNEKISFSIDIIYGTYLDDLNMLNDELKVIKSLELNHLSAYTLILEDNTPFQNKTEYIQKDDELNCYFYENLQKIGLKAYEISNFASSSEYECSHNKAYWSKENYLGIGLSSVGTSDNIRYTASSNLNEYIANPYFRIKESLSPNDIRLESIFLGLRSNVGVDINLIKDKKKLDDLKDLVFIKDNKVFNKNYLISDEIALYLE from the coding sequence ATGAGAATTTATATTCATATTCCATTTTGTGCTAGCAAATGCTCTTATTGTTCTTTTGCTAGTTTTACAAATCAGCAAAAAATAAACGAATATTTTAAAGCCTTAGAATTAGATTTAGCAAGGTTTTTACCATTTTCTAAAGATATAAAAAGCATATATTTTGGAGGTGGAACTCCAAGCTTTATAGACGCAAAATACTATGAAAATATTTTTAAATTATTAAAGCCTTATATTAATAATGATACAGAAATCAGTGCTGAAGCAAATCCAAATTCTTTAAGCTTAAATTGGCTTAATACTATGCGTAATTATGGATTAAATCGCATAAGCGTTGGGGTGCAAAGCTTTAATGATGAGAAATTAAAATTCTTAAACAGAGCTCATTCTAGCAAACAAGCTATAGAAAAAATCAAACTATTAAAAAATGAAAAAATATCTTTTAGTATAGATATAATTTATGGCACTTATTTAGATGATTTAAATATGCTAAATGATGAATTAAAAGTCATAAAAAGCCTAGAATTAAATCATCTTAGTGCTTATACTTTAATTTTAGAAGATAATACCCCTTTTCAAAATAAAACCGAGTATATTCAAAAAGATGATGAGTTAAATTGCTATTTTTATGAAAATTTGCAAAAAATCGGGTTAAAAGCTTATGAAATAAGTAATTTTGCAAGTTCTAGCGAATATGAATGCTCTCATAATAAAGCTTATTGGAGTAAAGAAAATTACTTAGGCATTGGACTTTCAAGCGTTGGCACTAGCGATAATATTCGCTATACAGCAAGTTCAAACCTAAATGAATATATAGCAAATCCATATTTTAGGATTAAAGAAAGTTTAAGCCCAAATGACATTAGACTAGAAAGCATTTTTCTAGGACTTAGATCAAATGTAGGAGTAGATATTAATCTTATTAAAGATAAAAAGAAATTAGATGATTTAAAAGATTTGGTTTTTATAAAAGATAATAAAGTATTTAATAAAAACTATTTAATATCAGATGAAATAGCTTTGTATTTAGAATAA